In Achromobacter spanius, the following proteins share a genomic window:
- a CDS encoding NAD-dependent 4,6-dehydratase LegB, giving the protein MKVLVTGADGFIGSHLTETLIAQGYDVRAFTLYNSFNSWGWLDQSPKHIREKLDVFSGDIRDPHGVKAAMQGCDAVLHLAALIAIPFSYHSPDTYVDTNVKGTLNVLQAARELGIKRVIHTSTSEVYGTARFVPITEEHPLQGQSPYSASKIGADQLAYSFHASFDLPVVIARPFNTYGPRQSARAVIPTIITQIANGQRQIKLGAVSPTRDFNFVKDTVSGFIAALEGTGGLGEVVNFGSNFEISIGDTAKLIAEVMGKEIEIITDEARLRPENSEVERLWAANQKAKDTFGWEPSYGGRDGFKRGLEETAEWFRNPANLAAYKADRYNI; this is encoded by the coding sequence TTGAAAGTACTCGTCACGGGCGCAGACGGTTTTATCGGCTCTCACCTTACTGAAACCCTCATCGCTCAGGGCTACGACGTCCGTGCTTTCACGCTATATAACTCATTCAATTCCTGGGGTTGGTTGGATCAGAGTCCGAAACATATTCGCGAAAAGCTCGACGTTTTTTCGGGCGATATCCGCGACCCTCACGGCGTGAAGGCAGCGATGCAAGGCTGTGATGCCGTGTTGCACCTGGCGGCCCTGATCGCCATTCCGTTTTCGTACCACTCGCCGGACACCTACGTCGATACCAACGTCAAGGGCACGCTGAACGTGCTGCAGGCCGCGCGCGAACTGGGTATCAAGCGGGTTATCCACACTTCGACCAGCGAAGTGTATGGCACGGCACGTTTCGTTCCTATTACCGAAGAGCATCCTCTGCAAGGTCAGTCACCCTATTCGGCCTCGAAGATCGGCGCGGACCAACTGGCCTACTCCTTCCATGCCTCGTTCGACCTTCCGGTCGTGATCGCCCGGCCGTTCAACACCTACGGTCCGCGCCAGTCTGCCCGCGCCGTCATCCCGACGATCATTACCCAGATTGCCAACGGGCAACGCCAGATCAAACTTGGCGCGGTATCGCCGACCCGGGATTTCAACTTTGTGAAGGATACGGTTTCCGGCTTCATCGCCGCGCTGGAAGGCACCGGCGGGCTGGGCGAGGTTGTCAACTTCGGCAGCAATTTCGAAATCTCCATCGGTGATACCGCGAAGCTGATCGCCGAAGTCATGGGCAAGGAAATCGAGATCATCACCGACGAAGCGCGCCTGCGCCCCGAGAACTCCGAGGTGGAGCGACTCTGGGCCGCCAACCAGAAAGCCAAGGACACGTTCGGCTGGGAGCCATCCTATGGCGGCCGCGACGGCTTCAAGCGCGGCCTGGAAGAAACCGCCGAATGGTTCCGAAACCCGGCCAACCTGGCTGCATACAAAGCTGACCGCTACAACATCTAA
- a CDS encoding DegT/DnrJ/EryC1/StrS family aminotransferase, whose translation MQFIDLKKQYQVLRDPINARIQQVLDHGQYIMGPEVKELEAALQAYTDTKHCITVASGTEALLMSLMALGIGAGDEVITTSFTFVATAEVIVLLGATPVFVDVEPDTCNIKVADIEARISSRTKAIIPVSLYGQCGDMDEVNAIAARHGIAVIEDAAQSFGATYKGRKSGNLSTIGCTSFFPSKPLGCYGDGGAIFTNDDALAQACREIRVHGQSARYYHTRVGVGGRMDTLQCAVVLAKLERFGWEVEQRIRIGARYQALFADVANVRTVTVRPDRDSVWAQFTIMVQDRDGIIAALKAADIPTAIHYPRPIHTQPAYSRYADGSTPVSEMLASQVLSLPMHPDLDAETQNHIVQTVMQAAR comes from the coding sequence ATGCAATTCATCGATCTCAAGAAGCAGTATCAAGTCCTGCGCGATCCCATCAACGCCCGCATCCAGCAGGTGCTGGACCACGGCCAGTACATCATGGGGCCGGAGGTCAAGGAACTCGAGGCCGCGTTGCAGGCCTACACGGACACCAAGCACTGCATCACGGTCGCCTCCGGCACGGAAGCCCTGCTGATGTCGTTGATGGCGCTGGGCATCGGGGCAGGCGATGAGGTGATCACCACTTCGTTCACCTTCGTCGCCACGGCCGAAGTCATCGTGCTGCTGGGCGCCACCCCCGTTTTTGTCGACGTCGAACCCGACACTTGCAACATCAAGGTCGCCGATATCGAAGCCAGGATCAGCTCGCGCACCAAGGCGATCATCCCGGTGTCCCTATATGGGCAATGCGGTGACATGGACGAGGTCAACGCCATCGCGGCCCGGCACGGCATTGCCGTAATCGAGGACGCCGCCCAGAGCTTCGGCGCCACGTACAAGGGCAGGAAAAGCGGCAACCTGTCGACGATTGGCTGCACCAGCTTCTTTCCCAGCAAGCCGCTAGGCTGCTATGGCGACGGCGGCGCGATTTTCACCAATGACGACGCGCTGGCGCAGGCATGCCGGGAGATTCGCGTCCACGGGCAATCAGCCCGCTACTACCATACCCGGGTCGGGGTGGGCGGCCGCATGGATACCCTGCAGTGCGCGGTCGTGCTCGCCAAGCTGGAGCGCTTTGGCTGGGAAGTGGAACAACGGATCCGGATCGGCGCGCGCTATCAGGCCCTGTTCGCTGATGTGGCCAATGTGCGGACCGTGACCGTCCGGCCCGACCGCGACAGCGTCTGGGCCCAGTTCACGATCATGGTGCAGGATCGCGATGGCATCATTGCCGCGCTGAAGGCCGCGGACATCCCTACCGCCATCCACTATCCGCGTCCGATCCATACACAGCCGGCTTACAGCCGGTACGCGGATGGGTCCACACCGGTCTCTGAAATGCTGGCGAGCCAGGTGCTCAGCCTGCCCATGCATCCCGACCTGGACGCGGAGACGCAGAACCATATCGTCCAAACGGTCATGCAGGCCGCTCGCTGA
- a CDS encoding sugar transferase, with protein MLKRLFDICCSALGLLVLLPFLALIAIAIKLDSPGPVFFRQERVGRSGVPFRIHKLRSMQVRHSAIDRQITVGADARITRVGRLIRQWKLDELVQLIDVLKGDMSLVGPRPEVPRYVAMYPDDARDEILSVRPGITDLASIHFRNESTILAQSTDPERAYQEVILPEKLRLQQQYVRTRSFTGDLGILFKTAFAIFH; from the coding sequence ATGCTAAAGCGTCTTTTCGACATCTGCTGTTCGGCGTTGGGCCTGCTCGTGCTGTTGCCCTTCCTGGCCCTGATCGCCATCGCAATCAAGTTGGACAGCCCCGGTCCCGTCTTTTTCCGCCAGGAACGCGTCGGACGCAGTGGGGTTCCGTTCCGGATTCACAAGCTGCGCAGCATGCAGGTACGGCATTCCGCCATCGACCGCCAGATCACCGTGGGTGCCGACGCCCGCATCACCCGTGTCGGCAGGCTGATCCGCCAATGGAAGCTCGATGAACTGGTGCAACTGATCGATGTCCTCAAAGGCGACATGAGCCTGGTCGGGCCCCGGCCGGAAGTGCCGCGCTATGTCGCGATGTATCCCGACGACGCGCGCGATGAGATCCTGTCGGTCAGGCCGGGCATCACCGACCTGGCCTCGATCCACTTTCGCAACGAAAGCACGATCCTCGCCCAGTCGACGGATCCTGAGCGCGCCTACCAGGAAGTCATCCTTCCGGAAAAACTTCGATTGCAGCAGCAGTACGTTCGCACCCGCAGCTTCACGGGCGATCTTGGAATTCTCTTCAAGACCGCCTTCGCCATCTTCCATTGA
- a CDS encoding glycosyltransferase family 4 protein, with the protein MKIALLGPAHSIHTIRWANGLADRGVDTHVLSLTSQDDAYDPRVSLHRLPWGSPQGYLLATPALRRALRKIGPDLLNTHYATGYGTLARLAGFTPSLLSAWGSDIYAFPYKSGLHRRVLRGNLDRATAVAVTGQAMARQVRQFTDRPVHITPFGIDTERFSPAPATTKTDDTRPIVIGTVKGLETTYGIDILLQAFSRLVSTLAAEACATADRLTLKIYGSGSQAQALQAMATELGIADRTHFLGHIPHSEVPAALRELDVYVALSRMDSFGVAILEACACSIPVLVSDADGPAEIVVDGVTGYVVPRLDATAAAARLRQLVADPELRRRLGEAGRAHVQMHYSWRASLDSMLGAYQNTLRQYRDTQAGTP; encoded by the coding sequence ATGAAAATCGCGCTCCTGGGACCCGCGCACAGCATCCACACGATTCGATGGGCCAACGGTCTGGCGGACCGAGGCGTGGACACGCACGTCCTGTCGCTCACAAGCCAGGATGATGCCTACGACCCGCGCGTGTCGCTGCACCGGCTGCCCTGGGGCTCGCCACAGGGCTACCTGCTGGCAACCCCAGCGTTGCGTCGCGCGCTGCGCAAGATTGGCCCGGACCTGCTGAATACCCACTATGCCACCGGATACGGCACGCTTGCGCGCCTGGCCGGTTTCACGCCCTCGCTGCTGTCCGCATGGGGCAGCGATATCTACGCCTTCCCGTACAAGAGCGGCCTGCATCGCCGTGTGTTGCGCGGCAACCTGGACCGGGCCACCGCGGTAGCAGTCACCGGACAGGCAATGGCCCGACAGGTGCGTCAATTCACCGACCGCCCCGTCCATATCACCCCGTTCGGGATCGATACCGAACGCTTCTCGCCAGCGCCGGCAACGACCAAAACCGACGACACCCGCCCCATCGTCATCGGTACGGTGAAGGGGCTGGAAACCACGTACGGCATCGACATCCTGCTTCAGGCGTTCTCTCGTCTTGTCTCAACTCTGGCAGCCGAGGCTTGCGCGACCGCCGACCGGCTGACACTCAAGATCTACGGTTCTGGCTCCCAGGCGCAGGCATTGCAGGCCATGGCCACCGAGCTCGGCATCGCCGATCGCACCCATTTCCTCGGCCATATCCCCCACAGCGAAGTCCCAGCCGCCCTGCGGGAGCTGGACGTCTACGTGGCACTGAGCCGGATGGACAGCTTTGGCGTGGCGATTCTCGAGGCATGCGCCTGTAGCATCCCGGTGCTGGTCTCGGATGCGGATGGCCCGGCCGAGATCGTGGTCGACGGCGTGACCGGGTATGTCGTACCCCGGCTGGATGCCACTGCCGCCGCGGCGCGGCTGCGGCAACTGGTGGCGGATCCCGAGCTACGTCGGCGGTTGGGCGAGGCCGGGCGCGCGCATGTCCAGATGCACTATTCTTGGCGAGCCAGTCTCGACAGCATGCTCGGCGCCTATCAAAACACGTTGCGGCAATACCGCGACACCCAAGCAGGCACGCCATGA
- a CDS encoding lipid II flippase family protein, giving the protein MTFLPYLVIASYAIIHLLEYLSYYARVAGRVAGKPVTGYAIQNATTTVTRFFYLALLPLLGFMVDRQVPISLYIKMCLGALICASLLSLAARSMRYAWIRLLANFVLRRAGQPLLSAAQIRAHLDVPSHLKLRKIVVLAAAVFLCYSLGVLLSYFFALVFHDYRSTISQLSGIINGAATVLLTFILEPRVARIVDDHATADVYHAVQAMLTGRLIAIGLIAPVLFLGISYGFA; this is encoded by the coding sequence ATGACTTTCCTCCCTTATCTGGTCATTGCCAGCTACGCCATCATCCATCTGCTGGAATATCTCAGTTACTACGCCCGCGTGGCTGGGCGAGTGGCCGGCAAACCCGTGACGGGCTATGCCATCCAGAACGCGACCACCACCGTTACCCGCTTCTTTTATCTGGCACTCCTGCCCCTGCTGGGGTTCATGGTGGACCGTCAGGTGCCCATATCGCTATACATCAAGATGTGCCTGGGCGCGCTGATCTGCGCCTCCCTGCTGTCCTTGGCGGCGCGTTCCATGCGTTATGCATGGATTCGCCTGCTCGCCAATTTCGTGCTGCGCCGCGCCGGCCAGCCTCTCCTGAGCGCCGCGCAGATCCGCGCGCACCTGGACGTCCCTTCACACCTGAAACTGCGCAAGATCGTTGTGCTCGCCGCCGCGGTGTTCCTTTGCTACAGCCTGGGCGTGCTGCTTTCGTACTTTTTCGCGCTGGTGTTCCACGATTACCGGAGCACCATTTCACAACTGTCCGGCATCATCAATGGCGCCGCCACGGTGCTGCTGACCTTCATCCTGGAACCACGGGTGGCGCGCATTGTCGACGACCATGCCACCGCGGATGTTTACCACGCCGTCCAGGCGATGCTGACGGGCCGGCTGATCGCAATCGGGCTGATAGCCCCGGTGCTTTTCCTGGGAATCAGCTATGGCTTCGCCTGA
- a CDS encoding DegT/DnrJ/EryC1/StrS family aminotransferase, which produces MNPFIPFALPDIGDEEIEAVTKAMQSGWLTTGPNAREFEIEFVRYLGGDVEAVAVNSATAGLHLALEAIGVGEGHEVITPSHTFTATAEVARYLGAEPVLVDIDPETLCISPAAIERAITPKTRAIIPVHYGGLSCDMDSILAIARKHNLRVIEDAAHALPTTWQGDKIGTLASDLTVYSFYATKTLATGEGGMVITRDPALAKRCRVMRLHGIDRDAFDRYTSNQPSWYYEIVAPGFKYNLPDTAAAMGRVQLRRLHEMQARRMKIAEAYNTAFANLPLTLPPRPGNADMPHAATDLHAWHLYVVRLHGQDSARRDQFIASMAEKGIGCSVHYVPLHLQPYWRDRYGLTPEMYPQSQAAFNSMVSLPIYSKMSDADVARVIESVKALLS; this is translated from the coding sequence ATGAATCCATTTATCCCTTTCGCCCTGCCCGATATCGGGGACGAAGAAATCGAAGCCGTCACCAAAGCCATGCAATCCGGCTGGTTGACCACCGGCCCGAACGCGCGTGAATTCGAAATCGAATTCGTGCGCTATCTCGGTGGCGACGTGGAAGCAGTGGCCGTCAACTCCGCAACAGCGGGCCTGCATCTCGCTCTGGAAGCCATCGGTGTCGGCGAAGGGCATGAAGTCATCACGCCGTCACATACCTTCACCGCGACGGCCGAGGTCGCGCGCTATCTGGGCGCCGAGCCCGTGTTGGTCGATATCGACCCCGAAACGTTGTGCATTTCGCCCGCGGCCATCGAACGCGCGATCACGCCCAAAACCCGGGCAATCATTCCGGTCCACTACGGCGGCCTGTCCTGTGACATGGACAGCATCCTGGCAATCGCGCGCAAGCATAATCTTCGCGTCATCGAAGACGCCGCGCACGCCCTGCCCACCACTTGGCAAGGCGACAAGATCGGTACGCTCGCCAGCGACCTGACTGTCTACAGTTTCTACGCCACCAAGACGCTGGCCACCGGCGAAGGTGGCATGGTTATCACGCGCGACCCGGCTTTGGCCAAGCGCTGCCGCGTCATGCGGTTGCATGGTATCGACCGCGACGCCTTTGATCGCTATACGTCCAACCAGCCCAGCTGGTACTACGAAATCGTTGCGCCCGGCTTCAAGTACAACCTGCCGGACACCGCGGCGGCCATGGGACGGGTGCAACTGCGCAGGCTGCACGAGATGCAGGCCCGACGCATGAAGATCGCCGAGGCCTACAACACGGCATTCGCCAATCTGCCGCTGACGCTGCCCCCGCGCCCGGGCAATGCGGACATGCCACATGCCGCCACCGACCTGCATGCCTGGCACCTGTATGTCGTGCGCCTGCACGGCCAGGACTCTGCCCGCCGCGACCAGTTCATCGCCAGCATGGCCGAGAAAGGCATTGGGTGCAGCGTCCATTACGTGCCCTTGCACCTGCAGCCATATTGGCGCGACCGCTATGGCCTGACCCCCGAGATGTACCCGCAATCGCAAGCGGCGTTCAATTCCATGGTCAGCCTGCCGATCTACTCAAAGATGAGCGACGCTGATGTGGCGCGGGTCATTGAATCGGTGAAAGCCCTATTGTCCTAG
- a CDS encoding polysaccharide biosynthesis protein encodes MVLPYAFRRIFVNLPRPAKQLLSVAVDAAILLAAFHLALLLRFELFFLTPQYLLLSVVACVGGIVAMAALSVYYYILRYMSERVILSIVGGVLVSVMVVTAANTFLHISTGLSRGVLVIYASLALAGLLSTRYAARRALFPNDARVSAEREPVLIYGAGGAGSQLAVTLRAGPHYYPVAMLDDNPKKHRMMVAGLRVHAPSQLGRLITKHNVRQLLIAMPSASRPRIRSIVEMAEAYHLRIRLVPTMKELIEPSNGVRLRDVQVEDLLGRDPVAPIEQLLGRCVTGRVVMVTGAGGSIGSELCRQIVALQPRKLILFEVSEAALYNIEQDISRLVKEDECEIIATLGSVRDRAYCLDLMRCHSVETIYHAAAYKHVPIVETNIVEGLRTNTFGTLMLTQAAIEAGVKDFVLISTDKAVRPTNVMGASKRMAELVLQAQAQIQDATRFSMVRFGNVLGSSGSVVPLFRKQILAGGPITLTHPDITRYFMTIPEAAQLVLQAGAMGASGTVMVLDMGAPVRIQELAERMIRLYGLTVKSPEQPDGDIEIRITGLRPGEKLYEELLIGDNVQETPHPRIMRATESCFAHAELMAQLTALDAALEASDHAAVLPLLRQIVKEYSPAQH; translated from the coding sequence ATGGTGCTTCCCTACGCGTTCAGGCGGATCTTCGTGAACCTGCCACGGCCGGCGAAACAATTGCTGTCCGTGGCGGTTGACGCCGCCATCCTGTTGGCCGCGTTCCACCTGGCGCTGTTGTTGCGCTTCGAATTGTTCTTCCTCACGCCGCAATATCTGCTGCTGTCGGTCGTCGCGTGTGTCGGCGGCATCGTGGCAATGGCGGCGCTGAGCGTCTACTACTACATCCTGCGCTACATGAGCGAGCGCGTGATTCTGTCCATTGTCGGCGGCGTACTCGTATCGGTGATGGTGGTCACGGCGGCAAACACCTTCCTGCATATTTCCACAGGCCTGTCGCGCGGCGTACTCGTCATCTACGCCTCGCTAGCCCTGGCCGGCTTGCTGTCCACTCGTTATGCCGCGCGCCGAGCACTTTTTCCGAATGACGCCCGGGTCAGCGCGGAACGCGAGCCCGTGCTGATTTACGGCGCTGGTGGCGCGGGATCGCAACTGGCGGTCACATTGCGCGCAGGCCCGCATTACTATCCGGTCGCAATGCTGGACGACAACCCCAAAAAACATCGCATGATGGTGGCCGGCCTGCGAGTACACGCGCCATCGCAATTGGGCCGCCTCATCACCAAGCACAACGTCAGGCAGTTGCTGATCGCGATGCCATCGGCCTCGCGGCCCCGGATCCGCTCAATTGTCGAGATGGCCGAAGCCTACCATCTGCGCATCCGCCTCGTCCCCACCATGAAGGAACTGATCGAACCATCCAATGGCGTGCGCCTGCGCGACGTCCAGGTGGAAGATCTGCTTGGCCGCGACCCCGTGGCGCCGATCGAGCAATTGCTGGGACGATGCGTCACCGGCCGTGTGGTCATGGTCACCGGAGCAGGCGGTTCCATCGGTTCGGAACTGTGCCGCCAGATCGTCGCGCTGCAGCCCCGCAAACTGATTCTTTTCGAAGTTTCCGAAGCCGCGCTATATAACATCGAGCAGGATATTTCGCGTCTGGTCAAAGAAGATGAATGCGAAATAATCGCAACACTGGGATCAGTACGTGACAGGGCATACTGCCTTGACTTAATGCGGTGCCATTCGGTCGAAACCATTTACCATGCCGCCGCATACAAACATGTTCCCATCGTCGAAACTAATATCGTCGAAGGATTGCGCACCAACACGTTCGGCACACTGATGCTTACCCAGGCGGCGATTGAAGCAGGGGTGAAGGATTTCGTGCTGATTTCCACCGACAAGGCCGTCCGGCCGACCAATGTCATGGGTGCCTCGAAACGCATGGCCGAACTGGTCCTGCAAGCCCAGGCGCAGATCCAGGACGCGACGCGGTTTTCAATGGTCCGGTTCGGCAATGTGCTGGGCAGCTCGGGCAGCGTGGTGCCCCTGTTCCGCAAGCAGATCCTGGCTGGCGGTCCCATCACCCTCACCCATCCCGACATCACCCGTTATTTCATGACTATTCCGGAAGCGGCCCAATTGGTGCTGCAAGCGGGCGCCATGGGGGCGTCGGGCACGGTCATGGTGTTGGATATGGGTGCTCCCGTACGCATCCAGGAACTGGCGGAGCGGATGATCCGTCTCTATGGCCTCACTGTAAAGAGTCCGGAACAACCCGACGGAGACATCGAAATCCGCATCACGGGCCTGCGTCCGGGCGAAAAGCTCTACGAAGAATTGCTTATTGGGGACAATGTTCAGGAAACACCCCATCCTCGCATCATGAGGGCCACCGAGTCCTGTTTTGCCCATGCCGAACTCATGGCGCAACTGACCGCCCTCGACGCCGCTCTGGAGGCGAGCGACCACGCCGCGGTGCTTCCGCTTTTGCGCCAAATCGTCAAAGAGTATTCACCGGCGCAACACTAA
- a CDS encoding glycosyltransferase family 4 protein — translation MNILLINHYAGSPRHGMEFRPYYLAREWIAQGHRVTIVASSVSHIRQRSPEFNGPTHAETLDGVDYLWLRTRPYRGNGAARLLNMLQFTGLLYRHAKALAAKRPDVVIASSTYPYDIWPARHIARRAGAKLVYELHDVWPLTPQMLGGFSKWHPMIFSMQCAENYAYAHADKAVSLLPGTEAHMRDHGLRGDKFVYIPNGIDPGAAPTPVPDAIRAQIAQFREKFETLCIYAGGHAVSNALDPFIEAAGRPSAQNIGLVLVGNGAEKDRLQRKARQLGLANVQFLDSIPKTAVPSLLALGDMAYIGWRDSPLYAHGMSPNKLFDYMMAGLPVVHSTSSPYDIVQDAGCGISVPAEDVDGIANALGQLAGMTASQRRQLGENGRGFVQSHHAYPTLAARFLQALEPAPRQQKEV, via the coding sequence ATGAATATTCTCCTGATCAATCACTATGCCGGGTCGCCGCGCCACGGCATGGAATTCCGGCCCTACTACCTGGCTCGGGAATGGATCGCGCAAGGTCACCGTGTCACGATCGTGGCAAGCAGCGTGTCCCATATCAGACAGCGTAGCCCGGAGTTCAACGGTCCAACGCATGCCGAGACCCTCGACGGCGTGGACTATCTCTGGCTGCGCACACGTCCCTATCGGGGCAATGGCGCTGCTCGCCTGCTGAACATGCTGCAGTTCACCGGCTTGCTCTACCGACACGCCAAGGCCTTGGCGGCCAAGCGGCCGGACGTCGTGATCGCCTCTTCGACCTATCCCTACGACATCTGGCCCGCTCGTCATATCGCCCGGCGCGCCGGCGCCAAGCTCGTGTACGAATTGCACGATGTCTGGCCGCTGACGCCGCAGATGCTCGGCGGCTTCTCGAAATGGCATCCGATGATTTTCTCGATGCAATGCGCTGAGAACTACGCCTACGCCCATGCAGACAAAGCGGTCTCGTTACTGCCGGGCACCGAAGCCCATATGCGCGACCATGGCTTGCGCGGCGACAAGTTCGTCTACATCCCCAATGGCATTGACCCAGGCGCTGCTCCCACGCCAGTACCCGATGCAATCCGCGCGCAAATTGCACAGTTCCGCGAGAAATTTGAAACTCTTTGCATCTACGCTGGCGGACATGCGGTCTCAAACGCGCTGGATCCCTTTATTGAAGCGGCCGGCCGCCCTAGTGCGCAAAATATAGGACTGGTACTAGTGGGAAATGGGGCCGAAAAGGATAGACTGCAACGCAAAGCGCGCCAGCTGGGATTGGCCAATGTGCAATTCCTGGATTCCATCCCGAAGACGGCAGTGCCGTCCCTGCTGGCTCTGGGAGACATGGCGTACATTGGCTGGCGTGACAGTCCGCTGTACGCCCATGGGATGAGTCCCAACAAGTTGTTCGATTACATGATGGCGGGATTGCCGGTGGTTCACTCCACCAGCTCACCCTACGATATCGTGCAGGACGCAGGCTGCGGTATCAGTGTCCCGGCCGAAGACGTGGACGGAATCGCCAACGCGCTTGGCCAGCTCGCAGGCATGACTGCGAGTCAACGACGCCAGCTAGGTGAAAATGGCCGTGGCTTCGTCCAATCGCACCACGCCTACCCGACACTGGCTGCCAGATTCTTGCAAGCGCTGGAGCCCGCGCCGCGTCAGCAGAAAGAGGTCTGA
- a CDS encoding LegC family aminotransferase → MSEKHYSLEQQLLAGLHQVLGKPESLVALHEPEFRGNEWSYVKECIDTGWVSSVGKYVDEFERRLAEVTGAKHAVAIVNGTAALQIALNLAGVKPGDEVIIPALSFVGTANSVSHCQAVPHFVDSNMDSLGLDPELLEEHFERIGERTPGGLLNRLTGRRIAAIVPMHAFGFAVDLDRLMAVARRFGVPIVEDAAESLGTTYKGRHTGTFGDLGILSFNGNKVITTGGGGAIITNDSELARRAKYLTTTAKRPHRWEFFHDEVAYNYRLPNLNAALGCAQLELLPEFLQRKRVLADNYRQSFETTPDIAFVSEQADCHSNYWLNVVRLRTPDIEARNRLLDVSNEAGFQCRPAWTLLHKLPMYTECPRAELPVALALEASLINIPSSPKLSGKRA, encoded by the coding sequence ATGTCCGAAAAACACTATTCGCTTGAACAGCAACTGCTTGCCGGCCTGCACCAGGTTCTCGGCAAGCCCGAATCCCTTGTCGCGTTGCACGAGCCCGAATTCCGCGGCAATGAGTGGTCGTACGTCAAAGAGTGCATCGATACCGGCTGGGTGTCTTCGGTCGGCAAATACGTTGATGAATTCGAACGCCGCTTGGCGGAGGTCACAGGCGCCAAGCACGCCGTAGCCATTGTCAACGGCACGGCCGCGCTGCAAATCGCCCTGAACCTGGCTGGCGTCAAACCAGGCGACGAAGTGATCATCCCGGCGCTGTCTTTCGTCGGCACCGCCAATTCGGTCTCGCACTGCCAGGCCGTCCCGCATTTCGTCGACAGCAACATGGACAGTCTCGGGCTTGATCCCGAGCTACTGGAGGAGCATTTTGAACGCATCGGCGAACGCACACCCGGCGGCCTGCTCAATCGGCTGACGGGCCGCCGCATCGCAGCGATTGTGCCGATGCACGCTTTCGGCTTCGCCGTCGATCTGGACCGGCTGATGGCCGTGGCACGCCGCTTCGGCGTGCCCATCGTGGAAGACGCGGCCGAATCGCTCGGGACGACCTACAAGGGCCGTCATACGGGCACCTTTGGCGACCTGGGCATCCTGAGCTTCAATGGCAACAAGGTGATCACCACGGGCGGCGGCGGCGCCATCATTACCAATGATTCCGAACTGGCACGGCGCGCCAAGTACCTGACCACGACCGCCAAACGTCCGCATCGCTGGGAATTCTTCCATGACGAGGTCGCCTACAATTACCGCCTCCCCAACTTGAACGCCGCGTTGGGCTGCGCCCAACTGGAATTGCTGCCCGAATTCCTGCAACGCAAGCGTGTCCTGGCTGACAACTATCGTCAAAGCTTCGAAACCACACCTGACATCGCATTCGTCTCCGAGCAGGCGGATTGCCACAGTAATTACTGGCTGAACGTAGTGCGCTTGAGAACGCCGGATATCGAAGCCCGCAATCGCTTGCTGGACGTTTCGAATGAAGCCGGTTTCCAGTGCCGCCCCGCCTGGACGCTTCTGCACAAGCTGCCCATGTACACCGAATGCCCACGTGCCGAACTGCCGGTTGCGCTGGCGCTCGAAGCCAGCCTGATCAATATTCCCAGCAGCCCCAAGCTCTCCGGAAAGCGCGCATGA
- a CDS encoding acyltransferase produces the protein MSIHPTAIVDEGASIGAGTRIWHWVHVSAGAVIGAGCSLGQNVYVGNHVRIGDRVKIQNNVSVYDNVTLEDDVFCGPSMVFTNVYNPRAAIERKNEYRDTLVRQGATLGANCTIVCGVTVGRHAFVGAGAVVNKSVPDFALVVGVPARQIGWMSRHGEQLDLPLGGNAQAICAATGERYVLNNGVCELA, from the coding sequence ATGAGCATCCATCCCACCGCTATCGTCGACGAGGGCGCCTCCATCGGCGCCGGAACGCGCATCTGGCATTGGGTCCATGTCAGCGCTGGCGCCGTGATCGGCGCCGGCTGTTCGCTGGGCCAGAACGTCTACGTCGGCAACCACGTTCGTATCGGTGACCGCGTCAAGATTCAGAACAACGTGTCGGTCTACGACAACGTCACGCTTGAAGACGATGTCTTCTGCGGGCCGAGCATGGTCTTCACCAATGTGTACAACCCCCGCGCGGCCATCGAACGCAAGAACGAATACCGCGATACGCTGGTCCGCCAGGGGGCCACGCTGGGCGCCAACTGCACCATCGTCTGCGGCGTGACGGTCGGTCGTCACGCCTTCGTGGGCGCCGGCGCGGTGGTGAACAAATCCGTTCCGGATTTCGCCTTGGTGGTCGGCGTGCCCGCTCGCCAGATCGGCTGGATGAGCCGTCACGGCGAGCAATTGGACCTGCCCCTTGGCGGAAACGCTCAGGCCATCTGCGCCGCGACCGGTGAACGGTACGTGTTGAACAACGGCGTTTGCGAACTAGCGTGA